The following proteins are co-located in the Xyrauchen texanus isolate HMW12.3.18 chromosome 43, RBS_HiC_50CHRs, whole genome shotgun sequence genome:
- the LOC127635901 gene encoding short transient receptor potential channel 7-like isoform X1 — MQRRHTTLREKCRRQAVRGPAYMFSERGTSLTPEEERFLDAAEYGNIPVVRKMLEESKTLNVNCVDYMGQNALQLAVGNEHLEVTELLLKKEGLARVGDALLLAISKGYMRIVEAILAHPAFEGGLRLTLSPLEQELRDDDFYAYDEDGTRFSQDITPMILAAHCKEYEIVHILLLKGARIEKPHDYFCKCGECAEKQKQDSFSHSRLRMNAYKGLASAAYLSLSSEDPVLTALELSNELTQLANIETEFKNDYRKLSMQCKDFVVGVLDLCRNTEEVEAILNGDVDQNPPSEHHRPCLSRVKLAIKYEVKKFVAHPNCQQQLLTLWYENLSGLRQQSIGVKCWTVLGVMVGLPFLAIAYWITPCSKVGQVLRSPFMKFVAHAVSFTVFLGLLVLNASDRFAGVKTLPNETITDHPRQIFRIKTTQFSWTEIMIMKWVLGMIWSECKEVWADGPREYIMHLWNVLDFGMLSIFVASFTARLMAFLRASHAQLYVDLNVTNADLSNASLPADVAYFTYARNRWLPSDPQLISEGLYSIAVVLSFSRIAYVLPASESFGPLQISLGRTVKDIFKFMVIFIMVFLAFMIGMFNLYSYYLGAKYNPAFTTVEESFKTLFWSIFGLSEVISVVLKYDHKFIENIGYVLYGVYNVTMVVVLLNMLIAMINHSYQEIEEDADVEWKFARAKLWLSYFDEGSTLPPPFNLIPSPKSFYYMAQRTKACLVSLCKARIRTQSSQQDKGMANPRNPIKHPTRYQKLMKRLIKRYVLKAQIDSESDEINEGELKEIKQDISSLRYELLEEKSQATEELAELIQQLGDKLSKGTKRP, encoded by the exons ATGCAGCGTAGACACACCACCCTTAGAGAGAAATGCCGCAGGCAGGCTGTCCGTGGACCGGCATACATGTTCAGCGAGAGAGGCACCAGCCTTACCCCTGAGGAGGAGCGCTTCCTGGATGCTGCCGAGTATGGAAATATCCCAGTTGTCCGTAAAATGCTTGAGGAGTCCAAGACTTTGAATGTGAACTGCGTGGACTACATGGGTCAGAATGCATTGCAGCTTGCTGTAGGGAATGAACACCTGGAGGTCACAGAATTGTTGCTGAAGAAGGAGGGGCTGGCACGAGTGGGTGATGCCCTGCTTTTGGCCATCAGCAAGGGCTACATGCGGATAGTGGAGGCCATCCTGGCCCACCCAGCATTCGAGGGTGGACTGCGTCTTACACTGAGTCCCCTAGAGCAAGAGCTACGTGACGATGACTTCTATGCATACGACGAGGACGGAACTCGCTTCTCCCAGGACATCACGCCTATGATTCTGGCAGCCCACTGCAAAGAATACGAAATTGTGCATATTCTGCTACTTAAGGGGGCTCGCATAGAGAAACCACATGACTACTTCTGCAAGTGCGGTGAGTGTGCTGAGAAACAGAAGCAGGATTCTTTCAGCCACTCAAGATTAAGGATGAATGCCTACAAAGGGCTCGCCAGTGCTGCCTACCTGTCACTCTCCAGCGAGGACCCTGTACTCACAGCTCTTGAGCTCAGCAATGAGTTAACACAACTAGCCAACATTGAGACTGAATTTAAA AATGACTACAGAAAGCTCTCAATGCAGTGTAAGGACTTTGTGGTTGGAGTATTGGATCTCTGCAGAAACACAGAGGAAGTGGAGGCCATTCTAAATGGAGATGTGGATCAGAACCCCCCAAGCGAACACCACAGGCCCTGCCTTAGCCGGGTCAAACTGGCCATTAAGTATGAAGTCAAAAAG TTTGTGGCCCACCCTAACTGCCAGCAGCAGTTACTGACGCTGTGGTATGAGAATCTATCAGGCCTCAGGCAACAGTCTATAGGCGTGAAATGCTGGACAGTACTGGGAGTGATGGTCGGTCTGCCATTTCTTGCCATTGCATACTGGATTACACCCTGCAGCAAG gtGGGACAAGTTCTCCGCAGTCCCTTTATGAAATTTGTAGCTCATGCTGTCTCATTCACCGTCTTCTTGGGGCTTCTAGTTCTCAATGCTTCGGACCGATTTGCAGGAGTCAAAACCCTTCCTAATGAAACCATCACTGATCATCCACGTCAGATCTTTCGCATTAAAACCACTCAGTTCTCTTGGACAGAGATAATGATCATGAAATGGGTACTTG GAATGATCTGGTCTGAGTGTAAGGAAGTTTGGGCTGACGGGCCGCGTGAGTACATAATGCATTTGTGGAACGTTTTAGACTTCGGCATGCTGTCGATCTTCGTAGCATCCTTCACTGCACGGCTCATGGCTTTTCTTCGAGCTTCGCATGCACAGCTGTATGTGGACTTGAATGTGACCAATGCTGACCTGAGCAATGCCTCATTACCAGCAGACGTAGCCTACTTCACTTATG CCAGGAACAGGTGGCTTCCCTCTGATCCTCAGCTCATCTCTGAGGGGTTGTACTCAATTGCTGTGGTGCTGAGTTTCTCTCGTATTGCCTATGTTCTGCCGGCCAGTGAGAGTTTCGGACCCCTGCAAATATCCCTCGGCCGCACTGTTAAGGATATTTTTAAATTCATGGTCATCTTCATCATGGTCTTCCTTGCCTTTATGATTGGCATGTTCAATTTGTATTCCTACTATTTAGGAGCCAAGTACAACCCCGCTTTTACCAC GGTTGAAGAAAGTTTTAAGACCCTCTTCTGGTCCATTTTTGGTTTGTCTGAGGTGATCTCTGTGGTCTTGAAGTATGATCATAAGTTCATTGAGAACATTGGTTATGTGCTCTATGGGGTCTACAATGTCACGATGGTGGTGGTATTGCTCAACATGCTGATTGCCATGATTAACCATTCATATCAGGAAATTGAG gAAGACGCTGATGTAGAATGGAAGTTTGCTCGTGCAAAGCTGTGGCTCTCCTATTTTGATGAAGGCAGCACTCTTCCACCCCCCTTTAATCTAATACCCAGCCCCAAATCCTTCTATTACATGGCTCAACGCACCAAAGCATGCCTAGTGAGTTTATGCAAGGCCAGAATCCGTACTCAAAGCAGCCAGCAAGACAAGGGAATGGCCAATCCACG AAATCCCATCAAACACCCGACACGATATCAG AAACTGATGAAACGTCTCATCAAGCGATATGTCCTAAAGGCCCAAATTGACAGTGAAAGTGATGAGATCAATGAAG GTGAGTTGAAGGAGATCAAGCAGGATATTTCCAGTCTCCGCTATGAGCTCCTTGAGGAAAAGTCACAGGCCACTGAAGAACTTGCTGAACTAATCCAACAGCTTGGAGACAAACTCAGCAAAGGAACCAAGAGACCATGA
- the LOC127635901 gene encoding short transient receptor potential channel 7-like isoform X2, giving the protein MQRRHTTLREKCRRQAVRGPAYMFSERGTSLTPEEERFLDAAEYGNIPVVRKMLEESKTLNVNCVDYMGQNALQLAVGNEHLEVTELLLKKEGLARVGDALLLAISKGYMRIVEAILAHPAFEGGLRLTLSPLEQELRDDDFYAYDEDGTRFSQDITPMILAAHCKEYEIVHILLLKGARIEKPHDYFCKCGECAEKQKQDSFSHSRLRMNAYKGLASAAYLSLSSEDPVLTALELSNELTQLANIETEFKNDYRKLSMQCKDFVVGVLDLCRNTEEVEAILNGDVDQNPPSEHHRPCLSRVKLAIKYEVKKFVAHPNCQQQLLTLWYENLSGLRQQSIGVKCWTVLGVMVGLPFLAIAYWITPCSKVGQVLRSPFMKFVAHAVSFTVFLGLLVLNASDRFAGVKTLPNETITDHPRQIFRIKTTQFSWTEIMIMKWVLGMIWSECKEVWADGPREYIMHLWNVLDFGMLSIFVASFTARLMAFLRASHAQLYVDLNVTNADLSNASLPADVAYFTYARNRWLPSDPQLISEGLYSIAVVLSFSRIAYVLPASESFGPLQISLGRTVKDIFKFMVIFIMVFLAFMIGMFNLYSYYLGAKYNPAFTTVEESFKTLFWSIFGLSEVISVVLKYDHKFIENIGYVLYGVYNVTMVVVLLNMLIAMINHSYQEIEEDADVEWKFARAKLWLSYFDEGSTLPPPFNLIPSPKSFYYMAQRTKACLVSLCKARIRTQSSQQDKGMANPRSKVRVHERKLMKRLIKRYVLKAQIDSESDEINEGELKEIKQDISSLRYELLEEKSQATEELAELIQQLGDKLSKGTKRP; this is encoded by the exons ATGCAGCGTAGACACACCACCCTTAGAGAGAAATGCCGCAGGCAGGCTGTCCGTGGACCGGCATACATGTTCAGCGAGAGAGGCACCAGCCTTACCCCTGAGGAGGAGCGCTTCCTGGATGCTGCCGAGTATGGAAATATCCCAGTTGTCCGTAAAATGCTTGAGGAGTCCAAGACTTTGAATGTGAACTGCGTGGACTACATGGGTCAGAATGCATTGCAGCTTGCTGTAGGGAATGAACACCTGGAGGTCACAGAATTGTTGCTGAAGAAGGAGGGGCTGGCACGAGTGGGTGATGCCCTGCTTTTGGCCATCAGCAAGGGCTACATGCGGATAGTGGAGGCCATCCTGGCCCACCCAGCATTCGAGGGTGGACTGCGTCTTACACTGAGTCCCCTAGAGCAAGAGCTACGTGACGATGACTTCTATGCATACGACGAGGACGGAACTCGCTTCTCCCAGGACATCACGCCTATGATTCTGGCAGCCCACTGCAAAGAATACGAAATTGTGCATATTCTGCTACTTAAGGGGGCTCGCATAGAGAAACCACATGACTACTTCTGCAAGTGCGGTGAGTGTGCTGAGAAACAGAAGCAGGATTCTTTCAGCCACTCAAGATTAAGGATGAATGCCTACAAAGGGCTCGCCAGTGCTGCCTACCTGTCACTCTCCAGCGAGGACCCTGTACTCACAGCTCTTGAGCTCAGCAATGAGTTAACACAACTAGCCAACATTGAGACTGAATTTAAA AATGACTACAGAAAGCTCTCAATGCAGTGTAAGGACTTTGTGGTTGGAGTATTGGATCTCTGCAGAAACACAGAGGAAGTGGAGGCCATTCTAAATGGAGATGTGGATCAGAACCCCCCAAGCGAACACCACAGGCCCTGCCTTAGCCGGGTCAAACTGGCCATTAAGTATGAAGTCAAAAAG TTTGTGGCCCACCCTAACTGCCAGCAGCAGTTACTGACGCTGTGGTATGAGAATCTATCAGGCCTCAGGCAACAGTCTATAGGCGTGAAATGCTGGACAGTACTGGGAGTGATGGTCGGTCTGCCATTTCTTGCCATTGCATACTGGATTACACCCTGCAGCAAG gtGGGACAAGTTCTCCGCAGTCCCTTTATGAAATTTGTAGCTCATGCTGTCTCATTCACCGTCTTCTTGGGGCTTCTAGTTCTCAATGCTTCGGACCGATTTGCAGGAGTCAAAACCCTTCCTAATGAAACCATCACTGATCATCCACGTCAGATCTTTCGCATTAAAACCACTCAGTTCTCTTGGACAGAGATAATGATCATGAAATGGGTACTTG GAATGATCTGGTCTGAGTGTAAGGAAGTTTGGGCTGACGGGCCGCGTGAGTACATAATGCATTTGTGGAACGTTTTAGACTTCGGCATGCTGTCGATCTTCGTAGCATCCTTCACTGCACGGCTCATGGCTTTTCTTCGAGCTTCGCATGCACAGCTGTATGTGGACTTGAATGTGACCAATGCTGACCTGAGCAATGCCTCATTACCAGCAGACGTAGCCTACTTCACTTATG CCAGGAACAGGTGGCTTCCCTCTGATCCTCAGCTCATCTCTGAGGGGTTGTACTCAATTGCTGTGGTGCTGAGTTTCTCTCGTATTGCCTATGTTCTGCCGGCCAGTGAGAGTTTCGGACCCCTGCAAATATCCCTCGGCCGCACTGTTAAGGATATTTTTAAATTCATGGTCATCTTCATCATGGTCTTCCTTGCCTTTATGATTGGCATGTTCAATTTGTATTCCTACTATTTAGGAGCCAAGTACAACCCCGCTTTTACCAC GGTTGAAGAAAGTTTTAAGACCCTCTTCTGGTCCATTTTTGGTTTGTCTGAGGTGATCTCTGTGGTCTTGAAGTATGATCATAAGTTCATTGAGAACATTGGTTATGTGCTCTATGGGGTCTACAATGTCACGATGGTGGTGGTATTGCTCAACATGCTGATTGCCATGATTAACCATTCATATCAGGAAATTGAG gAAGACGCTGATGTAGAATGGAAGTTTGCTCGTGCAAAGCTGTGGCTCTCCTATTTTGATGAAGGCAGCACTCTTCCACCCCCCTTTAATCTAATACCCAGCCCCAAATCCTTCTATTACATGGCTCAACGCACCAAAGCATGCCTAGTGAGTTTATGCAAGGCCAGAATCCGTACTCAAAGCAGCCAGCAAGACAAGGGAATGGCCAATCCACGGTCTAAGGTCAGAGTTCATGAaagg AAACTGATGAAACGTCTCATCAAGCGATATGTCCTAAAGGCCCAAATTGACAGTGAAAGTGATGAGATCAATGAAG GTGAGTTGAAGGAGATCAAGCAGGATATTTCCAGTCTCCGCTATGAGCTCCTTGAGGAAAAGTCACAGGCCACTGAAGAACTTGCTGAACTAATCCAACAGCTTGGAGACAAACTCAGCAAAGGAACCAAGAGACCATGA
- the LOC127635901 gene encoding short transient receptor potential channel 7-like isoform X5: MQRRHTTLREKCRRQAVRGPAYMFSERGTSLTPEEERFLDAAEYGNIPVVRKMLEESKTLNVNCVDYMGQNALQLAVGNEHLEVTELLLKKEGLARVGDALLLAISKGYMRIVEAILAHPAFEGGLRLTLSPLEQELRDDDFYAYDEDGTRFSQDITPMILAAHCKEYEIVHILLLKGARIEKPHDYFCKCGECAEKQKQDSFSHSRLRMNAYKGLASAAYLSLSSEDPVLTALELSNELTQLANIETEFKNDYRKLSMQCKDFVVGVLDLCRNTEEVEAILNGDVDQNPPSEHHRPCLSRVKLAIKYEVKKFVAHPNCQQQLLTLWYENLSGLRQQSIGVKCWTVLGVMVGLPFLAIAYWITPCSKVGQVLRSPFMKFVAHAVSFTVFLGLLVLNASDRFAGVKTLPNETITDHPRQIFRIKTTQFSWTEIMIMKWVLGMIWSECKEVWADGPREYIMHLWNVLDFGMLSIFVASFTARLMAFLRASHAQLYVDLNVTNADLSNASLPADVAYFTYARNRWLPSDPQLISEGLYSIAVVLSFSRIAYVLPASESFGPLQISLGRTVKDIFKFMVIFIMVFLAFMIGMFNLYSYYLGAKYNPAFTTVEESFKTLFWSIFGLSEVISVVLKYDHKFIENIGYVLYGVYNVTMVVVLLNMLIAMINHSYQEIEEDADVEWKFARAKLWLSYFDEGSTLPPPFNLIPSPKSFYYMAQRTKACLVSLCKARIRTQSSQQDKGMANPRSKVRLHRFQPYHEQEGFTVRNPIKHPTRYQKLMKRLIKRYVLKAQIDSESDEINEGELKEIKQDISSLRYELLEEKSQATEELAELIQQLGDKLSKGTKRP, encoded by the exons ATGCAGCGTAGACACACCACCCTTAGAGAGAAATGCCGCAGGCAGGCTGTCCGTGGACCGGCATACATGTTCAGCGAGAGAGGCACCAGCCTTACCCCTGAGGAGGAGCGCTTCCTGGATGCTGCCGAGTATGGAAATATCCCAGTTGTCCGTAAAATGCTTGAGGAGTCCAAGACTTTGAATGTGAACTGCGTGGACTACATGGGTCAGAATGCATTGCAGCTTGCTGTAGGGAATGAACACCTGGAGGTCACAGAATTGTTGCTGAAGAAGGAGGGGCTGGCACGAGTGGGTGATGCCCTGCTTTTGGCCATCAGCAAGGGCTACATGCGGATAGTGGAGGCCATCCTGGCCCACCCAGCATTCGAGGGTGGACTGCGTCTTACACTGAGTCCCCTAGAGCAAGAGCTACGTGACGATGACTTCTATGCATACGACGAGGACGGAACTCGCTTCTCCCAGGACATCACGCCTATGATTCTGGCAGCCCACTGCAAAGAATACGAAATTGTGCATATTCTGCTACTTAAGGGGGCTCGCATAGAGAAACCACATGACTACTTCTGCAAGTGCGGTGAGTGTGCTGAGAAACAGAAGCAGGATTCTTTCAGCCACTCAAGATTAAGGATGAATGCCTACAAAGGGCTCGCCAGTGCTGCCTACCTGTCACTCTCCAGCGAGGACCCTGTACTCACAGCTCTTGAGCTCAGCAATGAGTTAACACAACTAGCCAACATTGAGACTGAATTTAAA AATGACTACAGAAAGCTCTCAATGCAGTGTAAGGACTTTGTGGTTGGAGTATTGGATCTCTGCAGAAACACAGAGGAAGTGGAGGCCATTCTAAATGGAGATGTGGATCAGAACCCCCCAAGCGAACACCACAGGCCCTGCCTTAGCCGGGTCAAACTGGCCATTAAGTATGAAGTCAAAAAG TTTGTGGCCCACCCTAACTGCCAGCAGCAGTTACTGACGCTGTGGTATGAGAATCTATCAGGCCTCAGGCAACAGTCTATAGGCGTGAAATGCTGGACAGTACTGGGAGTGATGGTCGGTCTGCCATTTCTTGCCATTGCATACTGGATTACACCCTGCAGCAAG gtGGGACAAGTTCTCCGCAGTCCCTTTATGAAATTTGTAGCTCATGCTGTCTCATTCACCGTCTTCTTGGGGCTTCTAGTTCTCAATGCTTCGGACCGATTTGCAGGAGTCAAAACCCTTCCTAATGAAACCATCACTGATCATCCACGTCAGATCTTTCGCATTAAAACCACTCAGTTCTCTTGGACAGAGATAATGATCATGAAATGGGTACTTG GAATGATCTGGTCTGAGTGTAAGGAAGTTTGGGCTGACGGGCCGCGTGAGTACATAATGCATTTGTGGAACGTTTTAGACTTCGGCATGCTGTCGATCTTCGTAGCATCCTTCACTGCACGGCTCATGGCTTTTCTTCGAGCTTCGCATGCACAGCTGTATGTGGACTTGAATGTGACCAATGCTGACCTGAGCAATGCCTCATTACCAGCAGACGTAGCCTACTTCACTTATG CCAGGAACAGGTGGCTTCCCTCTGATCCTCAGCTCATCTCTGAGGGGTTGTACTCAATTGCTGTGGTGCTGAGTTTCTCTCGTATTGCCTATGTTCTGCCGGCCAGTGAGAGTTTCGGACCCCTGCAAATATCCCTCGGCCGCACTGTTAAGGATATTTTTAAATTCATGGTCATCTTCATCATGGTCTTCCTTGCCTTTATGATTGGCATGTTCAATTTGTATTCCTACTATTTAGGAGCCAAGTACAACCCCGCTTTTACCAC GGTTGAAGAAAGTTTTAAGACCCTCTTCTGGTCCATTTTTGGTTTGTCTGAGGTGATCTCTGTGGTCTTGAAGTATGATCATAAGTTCATTGAGAACATTGGTTATGTGCTCTATGGGGTCTACAATGTCACGATGGTGGTGGTATTGCTCAACATGCTGATTGCCATGATTAACCATTCATATCAGGAAATTGAG gAAGACGCTGATGTAGAATGGAAGTTTGCTCGTGCAAAGCTGTGGCTCTCCTATTTTGATGAAGGCAGCACTCTTCCACCCCCCTTTAATCTAATACCCAGCCCCAAATCCTTCTATTACATGGCTCAACGCACCAAAGCATGCCTAGTGAGTTTATGCAAGGCCAGAATCCGTACTCAAAGCAGCCAGCAAGACAAGGGAATGGCCAATCCACGGTCTAAGGTCAGA cttCATCGGTTTCAACCTTACCATGAACAAGAGGGATTCACAGTTAGAAATCCCATCAAACACCCGACACGATATCAG AAACTGATGAAACGTCTCATCAAGCGATATGTCCTAAAGGCCCAAATTGACAGTGAAAGTGATGAGATCAATGAAG GTGAGTTGAAGGAGATCAAGCAGGATATTTCCAGTCTCCGCTATGAGCTCCTTGAGGAAAAGTCACAGGCCACTGAAGAACTTGCTGAACTAATCCAACAGCTTGGAGACAAACTCAGCAAAGGAACCAAGAGACCATGA
- the LOC127635901 gene encoding short transient receptor potential channel 7-like isoform X3 — translation MQRRHTTLREKCRRQAVRGPAYMFSERGTSLTPEEERFLDAAEYGNIPVVRKMLEESKTLNVNCVDYMGQNALQLAVGNEHLEVTELLLKKEGLARVGDALLLAISKGYMRIVEAILAHPAFEGGLRLTLSPLEQELRDDDFYAYDEDGTRFSQDITPMILAAHCKEYEIVHILLLKGARIEKPHDYFCKCGECAEKQKQDSFSHSRLRMNAYKGLASAAYLSLSSEDPVLTALELSNELTQLANIETEFKNDYRKLSMQCKDFVVGVLDLCRNTEEVEAILNGDVDQNPPSEHHRPCLSRVKLAIKYEVKKFVAHPNCQQQLLTLWYENLSGLRQQSIGVKCWTVLGVMVGLPFLAIAYWITPCSKVGQVLRSPFMKFVAHAVSFTVFLGLLVLNASDRFAGVKTLPNETITDHPRQIFRIKTTQFSWTEIMIMKWVLGMIWSECKEVWADGPREYIMHLWNVLDFGMLSIFVASFTARLMAFLRASHAQLYVDLNVTNADLSNASLPADVAYFTYARNRWLPSDPQLISEGLYSIAVVLSFSRIAYVLPASESFGPLQISLGRTVKDIFKFMVIFIMVFLAFMIGMFNLYSYYLGAKYNPAFTTVEESFKTLFWSIFGLSEVISVVLKYDHKFIENIGYVLYGVYNVTMVVVLLNMLIAMINHSYQEIEEDADVEWKFARAKLWLSYFDEGSTLPPPFNLIPSPKSFYYMAQRTKACLVSLCKARIRTQSSQQDKGMANPRSKVRKLMKRLIKRYVLKAQIDSESDEINEGELKEIKQDISSLRYELLEEKSQATEELAELIQQLGDKLSKGTKRP, via the exons ATGCAGCGTAGACACACCACCCTTAGAGAGAAATGCCGCAGGCAGGCTGTCCGTGGACCGGCATACATGTTCAGCGAGAGAGGCACCAGCCTTACCCCTGAGGAGGAGCGCTTCCTGGATGCTGCCGAGTATGGAAATATCCCAGTTGTCCGTAAAATGCTTGAGGAGTCCAAGACTTTGAATGTGAACTGCGTGGACTACATGGGTCAGAATGCATTGCAGCTTGCTGTAGGGAATGAACACCTGGAGGTCACAGAATTGTTGCTGAAGAAGGAGGGGCTGGCACGAGTGGGTGATGCCCTGCTTTTGGCCATCAGCAAGGGCTACATGCGGATAGTGGAGGCCATCCTGGCCCACCCAGCATTCGAGGGTGGACTGCGTCTTACACTGAGTCCCCTAGAGCAAGAGCTACGTGACGATGACTTCTATGCATACGACGAGGACGGAACTCGCTTCTCCCAGGACATCACGCCTATGATTCTGGCAGCCCACTGCAAAGAATACGAAATTGTGCATATTCTGCTACTTAAGGGGGCTCGCATAGAGAAACCACATGACTACTTCTGCAAGTGCGGTGAGTGTGCTGAGAAACAGAAGCAGGATTCTTTCAGCCACTCAAGATTAAGGATGAATGCCTACAAAGGGCTCGCCAGTGCTGCCTACCTGTCACTCTCCAGCGAGGACCCTGTACTCACAGCTCTTGAGCTCAGCAATGAGTTAACACAACTAGCCAACATTGAGACTGAATTTAAA AATGACTACAGAAAGCTCTCAATGCAGTGTAAGGACTTTGTGGTTGGAGTATTGGATCTCTGCAGAAACACAGAGGAAGTGGAGGCCATTCTAAATGGAGATGTGGATCAGAACCCCCCAAGCGAACACCACAGGCCCTGCCTTAGCCGGGTCAAACTGGCCATTAAGTATGAAGTCAAAAAG TTTGTGGCCCACCCTAACTGCCAGCAGCAGTTACTGACGCTGTGGTATGAGAATCTATCAGGCCTCAGGCAACAGTCTATAGGCGTGAAATGCTGGACAGTACTGGGAGTGATGGTCGGTCTGCCATTTCTTGCCATTGCATACTGGATTACACCCTGCAGCAAG gtGGGACAAGTTCTCCGCAGTCCCTTTATGAAATTTGTAGCTCATGCTGTCTCATTCACCGTCTTCTTGGGGCTTCTAGTTCTCAATGCTTCGGACCGATTTGCAGGAGTCAAAACCCTTCCTAATGAAACCATCACTGATCATCCACGTCAGATCTTTCGCATTAAAACCACTCAGTTCTCTTGGACAGAGATAATGATCATGAAATGGGTACTTG GAATGATCTGGTCTGAGTGTAAGGAAGTTTGGGCTGACGGGCCGCGTGAGTACATAATGCATTTGTGGAACGTTTTAGACTTCGGCATGCTGTCGATCTTCGTAGCATCCTTCACTGCACGGCTCATGGCTTTTCTTCGAGCTTCGCATGCACAGCTGTATGTGGACTTGAATGTGACCAATGCTGACCTGAGCAATGCCTCATTACCAGCAGACGTAGCCTACTTCACTTATG CCAGGAACAGGTGGCTTCCCTCTGATCCTCAGCTCATCTCTGAGGGGTTGTACTCAATTGCTGTGGTGCTGAGTTTCTCTCGTATTGCCTATGTTCTGCCGGCCAGTGAGAGTTTCGGACCCCTGCAAATATCCCTCGGCCGCACTGTTAAGGATATTTTTAAATTCATGGTCATCTTCATCATGGTCTTCCTTGCCTTTATGATTGGCATGTTCAATTTGTATTCCTACTATTTAGGAGCCAAGTACAACCCCGCTTTTACCAC GGTTGAAGAAAGTTTTAAGACCCTCTTCTGGTCCATTTTTGGTTTGTCTGAGGTGATCTCTGTGGTCTTGAAGTATGATCATAAGTTCATTGAGAACATTGGTTATGTGCTCTATGGGGTCTACAATGTCACGATGGTGGTGGTATTGCTCAACATGCTGATTGCCATGATTAACCATTCATATCAGGAAATTGAG gAAGACGCTGATGTAGAATGGAAGTTTGCTCGTGCAAAGCTGTGGCTCTCCTATTTTGATGAAGGCAGCACTCTTCCACCCCCCTTTAATCTAATACCCAGCCCCAAATCCTTCTATTACATGGCTCAACGCACCAAAGCATGCCTAGTGAGTTTATGCAAGGCCAGAATCCGTACTCAAAGCAGCCAGCAAGACAAGGGAATGGCCAATCCACGGTCTAAGGTCAGA AAACTGATGAAACGTCTCATCAAGCGATATGTCCTAAAGGCCCAAATTGACAGTGAAAGTGATGAGATCAATGAAG GTGAGTTGAAGGAGATCAAGCAGGATATTTCCAGTCTCCGCTATGAGCTCCTTGAGGAAAAGTCACAGGCCACTGAAGAACTTGCTGAACTAATCCAACAGCTTGGAGACAAACTCAGCAAAGGAACCAAGAGACCATGA